GTGTGCAGCGTTTGATAGATTTTGAGCggatctttttttaatttaatataactgtattttattctattttaattttgtgtCCTGTTACCTGGAAATTATTCAGTTCTCTaacttggaaaaaagaaaaaaatatgtgatTAAAACctgttaaaaaataatcaatttcATCAAACTTATAAAGTAGCAGGATTTTTGTATGCACCAGTGTAATAACTGGTGACATATTACAAAAGAATCCTCCATTAATTATGATGCGTGTATTGACATTTTTCCTCAACTCTTTGGGTTGTGTGGCATCCCACAGGACAAAATCACCCTAATGACTCCATCTTTACTTATGAACCACTCCATTTCATTTAATCTAGGCCTAAATTTGAAATCAGAAGCTTTATAAAGTAACGGAAACATTGGAGATGCACTGTCTGGTTAAAGATGGGGCTCCATTTGAATTATTTCCTTCTGTTCTCACCAATACAGACACATAATTTATTAATTCTCATTCTCCCTAGTTTCTGCAAACAGTTGTGTAATTCCAGATGATCCAAGTTATCCTGAGTGCAGACAGAAAGTTATGGTATGCTCTTAGttacaattaataataattgtaatttaaccctttcaccactgGCAAAATTCATGTCATATAGTTGGATAGCATAAACTTGGGTCTCTTTAGAGGTCTGTGGTGTAGGAGTGATGAACCACCAATTACACACATAATGCAACTATACCAAATATGTACCAATGAAGGAATAGTAGTATTACCTAAGAGGTTAATGGACCAATAACTACTCACATAGTGCAACTATACCAAATATGTACCAATGAAGGAATAGTAGTATTACCTAAGAGGTTAATGGACCAATAACTACTCACATAGTGCAACTATACCAAATATGTACCAATGAAGGAATAGTAGTATTACCTAAGAGGTTAATGGACCAATAACTACTCACATAGTGCAACTATACCAAATATGTACAAATGAAGGAATAGTAGTATTACCTAAGAGGTTAATGGACCAATAACTACTCACATAGTGCAGCTATACCAAATATGTACAAATGAAGGAATAGTAGTATTACCTAAGAGGTTAATGGACCAATAACTACTCACATAGTGCAGCTATACCAAATATGTACCAATGAAGGAATAGTAGTATTACCTAAGAGGTTAATGGACCAATAACTACTCACATAGTGCAACTATACCAAATATGTACCAATGAAGGAATAGTAGTATTACCTAAGAGGTTAATGGACCAATAACTACTCACATAGTGCAACTATACCAAATATGTACCAATGAAGGAATAGTAGTATTACCTAAGAGGTTAATGGACCAATAACTACTCACATAGTGCAACTATACCAAATATGTACCAATGAAGGAATAGTAGTATTACCTAAGAGGTTAATGGACCAATAACTACTCACATAGTGCAACTATACCAAATATGTACAAATGAAGGAATAGTAGTATTACCTAAGAGGTTAATGGACCAATAACTACTCACATAGTGCAGCTATACCAAATATGTACAAATGAAGGAATAGTAGTATTACCTAAGAGGTTAATGGACCAATAACTACTCACATAGTGCAGCTATACCAAATATGTACAAATGAAGGAATAGTAGTATTACCTAAGAGGTTAATGGACCAATAACTACACACATAGTGCAACTATACCAAATATGTACAAATGAAGGAATAGTAGTATTACCTAAGAGGTTAATGGACCAATAACTACACACATAATGCAACTATACCAAATATGTACAAATGAAGGAATAGTAGTATTACCTAAGAGGTTAATGGACCAATAACTACACACATAATGCAACTGTACCAAATATGTACAAATGAAGGAATAGTAGTATTACCTAAGAGGTTAATGGACCAATAACTACTCACATAGTGCAACTATACCAAATATGTACAAATGAAGGAATAGTAACTATTACCTAAGAGGTTAATGGTCCAATAACTACACCCATCAGGATCCAACTGTACCAGATAAGCACAAATGAAGGAATATTGGCATAGGTAACCATCTCACTTGTCTTACAcattttttggtgttttttgaCCATCACAACAGTCATCTAAAACTCACTCTGTTTTTCAATAAGTAGTGCCAAATcttcggcaaaaaaaacttacagttttaaataataaaatttagTTTTGTTGTAAGAGTTActtttacaaagaaaaataattaatttccaaatatacattttttcacTCCAAAGGATATAGGCATATCCTGAACTTTGTACAATGGAATCTTGAAAATTTCATTTGGTAGCAGATAAAAAATGTCCCAAATAGTAATGTATTTTTAATGGATGAGGGTACTGCTGTGTGGGAGTAGCCCAAATTCATATTAAATTGACCATGCTACTACATTACATCTTACCCACTTCCAAGTCCATTGTAAAGGACTATAATTGCTAACCCTTTTGTAAAGGCCTGCATTTGCTACCTACAGAAACCATTCGGAAACTCTTCTATTCATCACTGATTTATGTATGTTTTAGTGGTTGATAAATAACTGGAAATCTGATGGCAAGTTTGCACAACATGGTGTGAATGGAAGCATATGTTCAGCCCTGACTTATCTTTCAGAGGTTTGTGTGAATAATCGATTGACAACTAATGTTGTTAAGTAATTTTGTTGACAGTCATTTTCTGCTAATAGACGTTGTGTTTTTTACCTGAACCACTTGAGTTAAccccttttttttcataatatcAGTTCCTGTATCCCCTTCCCAGCAAATACTGGCTATGCAAATGTACTAGCCATATTTCTCAAAGATTAGTCTGGATAACTGCTCTCAGTCTTGTTCTCAGTCTGTTTTGTTTGCTAAAGGTTGAGGCATGGTGCCCAAAGAGTGATAGACAGGTCTGTGATATCCCAAACGACTCTGCCTATCCTGAGTGTACAGATAAAGTACAGGTGAGCCATGTCTTCATACTCCTTGTGCCTCTTTTTTCAATTcttcaataaaaatacaagtaacatataatattttttttctcttaaatgttttttttttgcagtggATGCGCAAATTCTGGACATCTGACCCAAAGTTTCGTAGCCATGGGGTGGATGGTGGCGACTGCTCTATTCTTCACTATCTAAGTGAGGTACGTGCtctattctttgtttttagTAAGGTTCATGCACCATACTTTACTATCTAAGTGAGGTACGTGCTCCATTCTTTACTATCTAAGTGAGGTTTGTGCACCATTCTTTACTATCTGAGGTATGTGCACCATTCTTTACTATCTGAGGTACATGCTCCATTCTTTACTGTCTAAGTGAGGTATGTGCACCATTCTTTACTGTCTAAGTGGGGTATGTGCACCATTCTTTACTGTCTAAGTGAGGTATGTGCGCCATACTTTACTATCTAAGTGGGGTATGTGCACCATTCTTTACTGTCTAAGTGAGGTATGTGCGCCATTCTTTACTATCTGAGGTACATGCTCCATTCTTTACTATCTAAGTGAGTTATGTGAACATTTCTTTACTGTCTAAGTGAGATATGTGCACCATTCTTTACTATCTAAGTGAGGTATGTGCACTATTCTTACTATCTAAGCGAGGTTTGTGCACCATTCTTTACTATTTAAGTGAGGTATGTGCACCATTCTTTACTATCTAACTAAAGGTACATGCCATATTCTTTTCTAAGTTAGTTACATGCTTTCATAACCACTAACAATATTTCTGCTTTGttagcataaaaaaaataaagataattagaAACCAATCCATTTTCAGGTGGAACATTTTTGCCCAGTGCTGGAAGGAAGAACACTAAAATCAGATTGCACAATCCCAAAAGATCCTGCCTTTCCATCTTGCACAGCTAAAGTTGCAGTAGGTGTTAAATGTTTATCAATCCCTTTAAGGGTTTTCACACTGATCTTATCACTTGGTTGTTGGTTGTGGTTTCAATGCCTTTCAATTTTGGCAATTTATACAACACTCTTGATTTGCTTCTACTAGTTGACTACAACAAATGTAAATGAGTAAAAACAAagaactgcaaaaaaaactactgaggtataatttttttatttattgagcAAACAAGGGGTCGTCTGCGATTCACATGCAGGTGACCTATCTTGAGCTTCCATCCTGCTTTGTTTTCCCTATCTTGTCCCCCTGCAAAATGtctctattaaaaaaaatcaaggctattcgaacaaacagcagTTTATTCCTGATGATGTGATTATAAGTCATTACATTAAAGGTCATTACAGGTACAACCTATCAGTCATAACAGGTACAACCCCTTGTGGTTTTCTTCTGTTTGTAGTGGATGCGCAATTTCTGGAAGACACATGAGTGTTATGCAAAGGACCATGGAGTAAATGGCACCATCTGCTCCTTTCTTGTCTACCTTAGTGAGGTAAGGATTTTGAACTTGACAAGAATTGAACAAGAGATTATAATGAATaatgtcattatcatcaaaacAGCACAAACAAAGTTTATAATCTCCCCTATATGTCACATGTACACTCCCTTACAACCCCATCCACAGTTTCTTCAGGACTTCCTGTTACCAATTTGTGAAATGATGCTCTTTCAGGTGGAAAACTGGTGCCCCAAGTTTCCTGGAAGGGTGAAACCCACATCCCGAGCAACAACAGAAGGAGCGGTGACCTACCTGGTAAGGGTGACGTCTTGGTTGGGGATGCTTTATCTGTTAAGCGTGACacttggtggtggtgggatCCCCTACCTGGTAAGGGTGACGTCTTGGTGGGGGTATGCCTAACCTTTTTAGAGTGACATCTTGgtggctgggggggggggggggaagcgGGGATTCCCTACCTGTTAAGAGTGACATCTTGGTGGGGGGATGCTCTACCTGTTAAGAATGATGTCTTGGTGGGGGGGATACCGTACCTGTTAAGAGTGATGTCTTGGTGGGGGATGCTTTACCTGTTAAGCGTGACacttggtggtggtgggatCCCCTACCTGGTAAGGGTGACGTCTTGGTGGGGGTATGCCTAACCTTTTTAGAGTGACACCTTGGTGGCTGGGGGGGGGAGCGGCGATTCCCTACCTGTTTAGAGTGACATCTTGGTGGGGGGATGCTCTACCTGTTAAGAGTGATGTCTTGGTGGGGGGGATACCGTACCTGTTAAGAGTGATGTCTTGGTGGGGGATGCTTTACCTGTTAAGCGTGACacttggtggtggtgggatCCCCTACCTGTTAAGGATGACGTCTTGGTGTGGGGATGCTCTACCTGTTAAGAGTGACATCTTGGTGGGGGGATTCCCTACCTGTTAAGAGTGACATCTTGGTTGGGGGATTCCCTACCTGTTAAGGGTGACGTCTTGGTTGGGAGATTTTCTACCTGTTAAGAGTGACCTCTTGGTGGGGAATGCTCTACCTGCTAAGAGTACCTGTTCAGAGTGACATCTTGGTGGGGAAGGGATGCCCTACCTATTCAGAGTGACATCTTGGATGGGGGATTCCCTACCTGTTCAGAGTGACATCTTGGATGGGGGATTCCCTACCTGTTAAGAGTGACATCTTAGGGGAATGGGGGTTCTGTGCTTTACCTGGTCATAGTAAAATCTtgaaatttaatttaatttgcTTATATATCCTTTTAATTTCTAGGATCTCCATCGCTCTGATGTGCAGGGCCTTCTTGGTTTACTTAATGACCAAGACCCCATCAAATTCAAGTGGATAAAGAATAGAATAAATCAGATGTGGCCACAATGGCTTTCAGCATTGGAGGATTTAAAGAAGAAAAGGGACCTGAAGAAGATCAAGCAGAAAAAGGTATTGCATACGCTCAAATTGGGCAATGATCCTTATGTTTATTCAAAACCAGGGGCACACACTCTTTTGTATGTATGCTCCCTGTTTAGATGATGGAGATGAAACAAATTTGTCATAGTTGAACCTCCATGTTAGGGACCTCTATAAAACAAGGACCTGCAGTATAAAAGGGGTGGACCTGGTCCAAGTCGTCATTCTTGCTAGTCCACGTCAAATGCAGAGCTATCGAAAAAGCAGAGCCATAGATTAAATTTGATCACTTTtaaagttgaaaatgatgtttTGTATACACAAGGCAATAACATAAGCTTCTTGGGAGCACTTTTCTACGGCAGCAACGACAAAATTGTGATTGAAAATGTAATTCAAAAACAGGGCTCGCTCGCTATTATACAGCGCAAGTGTAAAAATAACGAATGACTAACTAGCCAATTTACCTTATGTATCTgccattttttatgaaaaacatttgtttttaagtgccttttgtcttttttatggtaaagctaataaaataaattttgaggtTTGGGGTTTATAGAAATTGGTAAAAGATTTAGATTATGTCATGTAAAAAGAGAACAGGCAATATTGCCAAAACAGTAGGTACACCTTTAACGTGTGCTATTTAGGGTTTCTAATTATTCTTGCCCACATATAGGATTTTAGCTTTTTCTGAACATTCTGATATACAAAACCATGTTTAATGAATGACCATAGAAACTATTGTAAACAAAAACCtgcatgaaaaaaaagaattttttaattttgcctTCTGGGACCTTTTCGCATAATGCACCCATTTGTGTGATCTTAAGACGGAGAAGGATGGTTAAAGAACCCTTGTAGGCCACACttatttttccatttaaaataagaagaaaaagtatttaagaaataaaaaaaaaacatacaaaatcAAATTTGTATATTATTTACCAATTTCGAAAATATGATATAAGctttcccaaatcagccgatggaaatgaatgctttctcacacttaaaaaaaaatgaaaaatgtatGATGGCCATTGGTTAGAGAACTTGCATAGGTTTTAATTTAACCCATAACAAATACTGTTGAATGAGTGTAATCAAACGATGTTGCTTGTTATAGATCCTTGTTCATATTGGTTTACTTGCAAATGAAAGAGCACTCCACTTTGCCGCTAATGCAGACAAGGGGGGACCCCTGGGTGAACTTGTCCAGTGGAGTGATCTCATAGCTTCGCTTTATTTACTCGGCCATGATGTTACTGTAACTGCTGATATTCCCAGGTTACAAGGGTGAGTAGGAATCAGAAGAAGTGAAtacatattatatatatatacatgttGAAATAATGCATATCGGGTTGTATGTATAAATCAGAAGTTGCAGCATTGCAACTCTCTGATTATATCCTTCAGAAGGAATCTGTGAGGAGCTCCAGTCACCCATAATACAACCCTCTTACCAGTACAAAATGATATTCTACAGGCACTTGATAGTAACTGTGGTGCACTGCTTATACGTCCTTCGAATCTGTCTGATGCCTTTGACACAAGATGTGGTATCAGAGGGAAAATGTTCGTAAAAATGGCTTTAATCGTCTGCACACTCACAGTTTGTACAAATTAATGAGGCTTAAAGTTCAGCTCATCAGCTTCACTGGGGTGTACTTCAaacaggggcgtacgcagcctataggcctgcagtcactggactgcaaaaaaaaattggcgatcttatttgcataacgagggaaaaaataaaatgtttgcttattcatttttatgtacgtaatttttatatatatgatgaggaCGACTGAAGTCTTATTTTAGATCGAGGATGACAGGATCGTGTAATATTGTCAAAAGTCTGACGCACTGACGTCAATTTCAAACTGAAAAAGGGGAATCTATGAAACCTTCACGGGGATGCGGGATGAGGGGCCTTGCCCTCattcagcttctgaatgctttgactgcaacttgttaaaatcctgccTACGCCCCTGTCAAGTCACTTCTTTGAACCTATTGCTTACCTCCTATATATACTTCTCCTTTGATGACTACTTTTTCATTGTTTAAAAACGATTTTTTAGGATCTTTGGCAAGCTGCGTGGCCCTGCCAAAAAGCCATGTCCTACCACAATCAAAAATGACTACGATTTGATCTACTTGGACTACTATGGTGTCAAGCAAATGCAAACTAAAGTTGGCCAATTCACTCAAAGCTTCAAGTAAGTGAAAAACTAAAGTTGACAAGTTCACTTAAAGTTTCAAGTAAGTGCTGAAATAAAGTTGACCGTTTCACTCAAGGCTTCAAGTAAGTGCTTTCGACTGCATTAAAACTCCGGTGGAGAACTTGGTTCTAAGTAAGTACCCACTCACCAAAAGGATAGATATAAAGgatttataaaacaaatatagcTGTAAGATGAATAGACAACTTGTAGACAATATTAATTGTTCAATCCTTCACTTGGTATTAATATATACTCacttgttattaattattggTAATGTTGATCTGGTAGGTGCAAGTTCCGTATTGTGGACTCCTTTGGCACTGAGGCACAGTTCAACTATGCAGGCTTTACAGAGAAGGTGCCAGGGGGCAGCATGGCATTGTGGGGAAGACATAACCTCAACCTCAAGCAATTTATGACCATGTTCCGTGAGTATCATCTTTTGGTCATCTGACATGCAGATGATGATGCCAATGATAAATCATGTTCACTTTTTACCATGTTTCACCTCATGTGATATCGTTATTTACCAGACTCAAATTCTGATGCAGTCTAAATGGTTGAATGTGGATGTCTTTGATTTATACTTCTAGCTCATAGTCCAGACAACTCTTTTCTTGGGTTTGTGGTTGGCGAGGAACCAACACCGGATCCTCAtccaaagaagaaaaaagctcGTGCCCTTGTGTATGGGAAACACTACTATATGTGGAAGGTAAAGTGAACCTCAACTTCTAAACAGTGCACCAAAGACCTACAAACTAGCGCAAATGTTGTCCTCCTGGAGAGATGCTAGTAACATAAAATCTTTGTAAAAAGCttgttttcaaacatttaCTGTTATTATTGTCTAGTAATTTGTTTGAGATGTTCctgaaattgtttttttttttgtgtcatTGTTGTAAAGTGCCAAAGCCTTACAGAGGGGGACTGATGCACAATGGTAAAGTTGAATGTTTAATGTACTGTTGTTTGTTGGTtgaatgatgttttttttttttaatcaggaTCTTAAGCAGCGCAGTTTCCTGGATGTCATAAACAAGTACATGGAGATCCATGCTACTGTCGGTGGAGGGGTAGGTACTGGTTAATAGGCCTTTTCAGTTAATGCTTATGCAAATCATTAATTCAGTTTTGCTACTTCATTCTTCTGTTTTTTAGCCTGAATCTGAGATCAAGAAATGGGTGCCTAGTTATGTGATTAACCATGGCGTCCTGCCATCTTTAGAGGTTCAGAAACTCCTACAGGATTCAATGGTAAGTAACTTTTTTTCAAGGAACCTCAGATATAAATTAGATAAACTTATTTGTATTGCCTACAAAGTGATGAAATCTTAATGCATATCATAAGAAATAGCAACTAATCTTAATGCATATAATAAAGAATAGCAGCTAATAACTGATCTTAATATCTTtaattttcagatatttgttGGACTCGGTTTTCCCTATGAAGGCCCTGCACCACTTGAGGCTATTGCCCATGGCTGTTTTTTCCTTAACACGAAGGTGATAAGCCAGTCTGATAGTTTTGTTGTAATATTTATTCCTCTCTTTAGAGGCGGTcatataaaaaacaacaaagtaGGTATTTTAGTGGCACGTGCCCTCAAGAAAGGTTAGCTTATGCTTTTCCAGGGAAACAAAATTCTCCTTTTATTTATTGGACTTCTAGTGGAGGAtcctttttttctaatttttttttcatctttcaGTACCATCCTCCAAGAAACCGTATTAACACTCCATTCTTCAAAGACAAACCCACCTTACGTCAAGTATGTCATACTTCATATATGGTCTGCATATGCCTTTTTTGAGAGTTCAACCAGTTAGGTATCGATGCTGCTTATACAGGGCTGATTATTTGTTCTTTGTGACTTGCCTTTTACTAggatgcatttttttcttgtggcAGATCACTTCCCAGCACCCGTATGCCGAGGACTACATTGGCCAACCATATGTCTACACCGTGGACATCAATGATCTTAATAAGATTGAGGCAGTTATGAAGGAGATCATGATGGCTGAGCCGGTGAGCATGGCTAGTGATATAGGACACAAACAGCACACAATATCTATATCGAGCCTTCAAGCGGACCCACTAAAGCATGTTATACAGCTTAATTTATCGTTCACATATCTCTACAATGCATCTTTACTGTCGTCACAGTCCAGACAGCTAGTACTTTTCTAGTTTTATGATTGAGAGTATGTATTAATTATGAATGCTTATAGCGATTTCTTGCTCCAAAGGTTTCTCCGTACCTCCCTTACGAGTTCACGCACAAAGGAATGCTTGAAAGACTGCAtgtttttatagaaaatcAGGTAAGGCATCTTCTGCAAACCAGCAACTCTGAACACGTGTATCACGATGGTTCTGCTCTCTTGCCACAGAAAAATGCACAAAGATTTGGCCAAAATACGAAACCAAAGAGAACGATTTAGAGGATCCCCTGTATGAGCGGCTTGTTAATGAGTATATCAGCATGTAAATGAGTATAGCGTCATGTAAATGAGTATGGCGGCATTTGAATGGGTTAGCTTATATATTTGTACTAACGCTTCCCGAAATTTcgtttttcagaatttttgcGGACAGAATTTGTGGCCTCCTCTTAATGCGCTCCAGGCAAGAAAAGGAGCAATGGGTTCTTCTTGCAAGGAGACTTGTCATAGCCTAGGTATGTATAACGATGGCCTAGGTATCTATCACGATGGCCTTGGCATGTTATCACGTTGATAGAGTACTGTGATCACGATATATCAATTTCACTAATGTATCATGTATTGTCTTTGAAGGCTTAGTGTGTGAACCACAGTACTTCCCAGCAATCAACACAAAGGAAAGAATGACACGgtaagaaattttttttttgacactGCTTGTTTGCCACAGGTGTCCTACACAGTCATTTTGACCCTTTGTCACGCTATGCGACTGAGGGcattaaacacgaggttccgctataaaagggaaagctccccCCAACCCCGGGCTCAacaacaatcagttatcaatcagccgtcaatgagtctaaatgtcaggacaattgctctgaTTCAAATTTTATATTCTAAACCTTATTAAACGTCACTCCTAGACTTGTCCACCTAAAATGGTTCTGtttatagtaaaataatgctataccaagctgtgtggGCTCTAAAGTACAAACATTTTCATCATAGCACgataataatttatgcagatgcgttgggggggggggaggggggggggcttttgaggcccccagcacctttgagctgtaataatttttgaactggtagggctagagcattgaaattttatgacttttcctaaaatttatctgggatcagtttggtgtgaacaaaattttgatatgtgtactttggtaaccatagcaaccaagttttgagacaggtttaatgaaaattaggcaAAACGATTTAAGTCGTTAGGATCCACTATTAATACGACGTGCTCAACGTAAATCCAtggtgttttttgtaaattttttACCTTCTCGAAATAGTGCttgtaaaaatagaaaaaaacattcatatccacctgaaatcattaatataacttgaaacgaagattaaatattgtcaaaaagcttTAGATTTTGCTACCCAGTTTCTTAtggattaaaataaataactttcattaaaTCCAGATGTCAGATGTCGTTGCCATAGAAACAGTGTCACTAATAATGTATGTTAACTGAAAGATAGTAAGATTATCGAAAAAAGACATACATATCTAAAAAACAGAAGTATTGCCCGTTTCTGCTcacttaagtgacgtcatcgtgacgtcacaaagacagtttttttaagaatatcgGTCGCTTATTGAATCCGAACTGATTATGattttgttcctctttgtcagataatgatttttttaaaaaatttggCCATAATAGCATAatacctgtgcaaaaatagttttattccagccgaCTGAGGCTCTCAGATGAGCAATTTTACAAGAGACATATAATTTGTGACTGGTAGCTTGGCAGTGttatgattataattgcaaattcgagcccgggggtgggaggagctttcccttttatagcgtaACCTCGTGTTTAACTGCGATCAACTGAATTAATAAGCTGAAGCGCATCGCGTGAAATAGGTCCAGCGTAGGAGACTATTTGCCTATGCTCAACAGAACTAGGCATTAGTCTAACCATAATTCTTATTGATATGATGTATCAAGTCACCGGATATTTATTGAGATATCTATCTAAGACTAGAAGagcctctccccccccccccccccccccctccggtCGTTAGTCTAACCTCAAGGCTTACTGATATGATGTATCAAGTCACCGGATATTTAGTGAGATATCTATCCCAAACTAGGAgagccccctctcccctccggTCGATAGTCTAACCTCAAGGCTTACTGATATGATGTATCAAGTCACCGGATATTTATTGAGATATCTATTTCACTCTAGGAGTGGCTTTCCATGCAACACCACGCGCGTAGAGGACATGCCGTCCCTAGTTGCCCCTGGATACCGAGACGACCCGCCAGTGTGCCTGCGCCAGGCACAAAATCTCCTCTTCAGCTGCACAGCGAACAGCCCCACCACCAAGCGGCTCTGTCCGTGCAGAGACTTTAAGAAGGGCCAGGTGGCACTTTGCAGCAAGTGCTAGCAATAAGGGCACGCCTACCCAGTACAGTGTTGTACAGTATTTATAGGGCACAAGGGGATTCCTTAGTAAAGGCGTGGCGCGGTCAGAGTGAGCTTAGGTGGCGTCATTGACTGGCTTCACAATTACAAATTTCTTGCTCTTattttggtccatgtggatgGACTCCACGGTTCGACCTTCGCGCGATCTAAAATAGTTATTtctaaataacaataacactgCTTGCGGTACAAATAAAGATCCATTAATATGTAcagtaaatatataatatattatatataatatattatatataatataatatattatataatatataatatatatataatatattatatattatgagtaaatatataatatattatatattatatataatatattatgtatTATGTAATATATAGAATAATATACAATATAAATAATATCTAGTTGTTTTTGCCCATTCAATTTTACCCACCACATTCGGGCTAGTATGACATTTTATACTTGGTGTACAGTTTCACCGGGACACGCCTTTGTTATGGTCCTTATGGTGGGTGCACTGTGTTAGAGAGCACTCCCCCGTAGCAACCATCTATATGCTCGTTTGAACTCCATGTGGAAGATGTGCTCCTCAGATGCaggttaatatttttttagaaacacATTTTTGGGTATATCTTTTGTTGTTCCATCAATTCATGCATCCATTCGATGGGAGCGCCAAGAAAACTAGCTATAAACAGACCGGTAGtgtcaatatttttatttaaattaat
The sequence above is a segment of the Nematostella vectensis chromosome 2, jaNemVect1.1, whole genome shotgun sequence genome. Coding sequences within it:
- the LOC5521677 gene encoding alpha-1,6-mannosylglycoprotein 6-beta-N-acetylglucosaminyltransferase A, which encodes MIATKGRPTFKLSAHRIGIVFIIISFIWGLYLIKIQLDERNSQPDYLKGRIIHLSKEYIRALAREKGVYGIDGQPSTQQGVGDLKKATAVLLQSMLERIHVLEKQVEGVIVNSTLEFEILASQIKSLNTTFSLHLSNHSYVSANSCVIPDDPSYPECRQKVMWLINNWKSDGKFAQHGVNGSICSALTYLSEVEAWCPKSDRQVCDIPNDSAYPECTDKVQWMRKFWTSDPKFRSHGVDGGDCSILHYLSEVEHFCPVLEGRTLKSDCTIPKDPAFPSCTAKVAWMRNFWKTHECYAKDHGVNGTICSFLVYLSEVENWCPKFPGRVKPTSRATTEGAVTYLDLHRSDVQGLLGLLNDQDPIKFKWIKNRINQMWPQWLSALEDLKKKRDLKKIKQKKILVHIGLLANERALHFAANADKGGPLGELVQWSDLIASLYLLGHDVTVTADIPRLQGIFGKLRGPAKKPCPTTIKNDYDLIYLDYYGVKQMQTKVGQFTQSFKCKFRIVDSFGTEAQFNYAGFTEKVPGGSMALWGRHNLNLKQFMTMFPHSPDNSFLGFVVGEEPTPDPHPKKKKARALVYGKHYYMWKDLKQRSFLDVINKYMEIHATVGGGPESEIKKWVPSYVINHGVLPSLEVQKLLQDSMIFVGLGFPYEGPAPLEAIAHGCFFLNTKYHPPRNRINTPFFKDKPTLRQITSQHPYAEDYIGQPYVYTVDINDLNKIEAVMKEIMMAEPVSPYLPYEFTHKGMLERLHVFIENQNFCGQNLWPPLNALQARKGAMGSSCKETCHSLGLVCEPQYFPAINTKERMTRSGFPCNTTRVEDMPSLVAPGYRDDPPVCLRQAQNLLFSCTANSPTTKRLCPCRDFKKGQVALCSKC